From a region of the Nocardioides ginsengisegetis genome:
- a CDS encoding acyl-CoA dehydrogenase, translating into MSIGISDEHVELAASLRRWAAGMRGVDAVRAAEDDPAATFDEVWKGAVAMGVPAIGLPDWVGGGGGTLLDVAVALEACAHEMLPGPLLGTSIAATVLGNDFGLSEAIAEGAVVAIGLSGPDGPVWDAPGATHVLIEGPNGWVVAPGTSVTVQPTRGPDLSRRFGTVAADLTECIALPEVTTDLVRRVAVTLAAAEASGIVRWCLATAVEHAKTREQFGRRIGSFQAVKHLCAEMLETVEAVTAAAWDAASAGQQAMAGAEDEQWAFAVDVAAVVALEGAVAVAKTCIQVLGGIGFTFEHDAHLYLRRALSLRALVGGADEAAARLAGRAVAGMRRSVAVDLDGRDADIRGGVRESVATVAAAAPEDQRDALVAARLLMPHWPEPWGLGADAVTQIVIDEELAAAGVTRPDLVIAGWAVPTILEHGTEAQRRKFVTASLRGEVVWCQLFSEPEAGSDLASLRTRAVKVDGGWKLSGQKVWTSLAHRADWAICLARTNPDAPAHRGISYFLVDMRSEGIDVRPLREITGDSLFNEVFLDDVFVPEDCLVGKVDDGWRLARTTLANERVAMATSRLGTSIERAVELVSDGATGAQLVAVGRCVALATVCSLLGVRSTLRSLAGQSPGPESSVAKLLGVRNRQDAAELVVELHGDRVALGDRDVAADVWELLNTRCLSIAGGTTQILRNVAGEQILGLPR; encoded by the coding sequence ATGTCGATCGGTATCTCCGACGAGCACGTCGAGCTGGCCGCGAGCCTGCGCCGGTGGGCGGCCGGCATGCGCGGCGTCGACGCGGTGCGCGCCGCCGAGGACGACCCGGCCGCGACCTTCGACGAGGTCTGGAAGGGCGCCGTGGCGATGGGCGTCCCGGCGATCGGCCTGCCCGACTGGGTCGGCGGCGGTGGCGGCACGTTGCTCGACGTCGCGGTGGCGCTCGAGGCCTGCGCGCACGAGATGCTCCCCGGCCCCCTCCTCGGTACGTCGATCGCCGCGACGGTGCTCGGCAACGACTTCGGACTGAGTGAGGCCATCGCCGAGGGCGCCGTCGTGGCGATCGGCCTGTCGGGACCGGACGGTCCCGTGTGGGACGCGCCCGGCGCGACCCACGTGCTGATCGAGGGCCCGAACGGCTGGGTGGTCGCGCCGGGGACGTCCGTGACCGTGCAGCCGACCCGCGGCCCGGACCTGTCGCGCCGGTTCGGCACCGTGGCCGCCGACCTCACCGAGTGCATCGCCCTGCCCGAGGTGACCACCGACCTGGTCCGTCGTGTCGCCGTGACCCTCGCCGCGGCCGAGGCGTCGGGGATCGTCCGGTGGTGCCTGGCGACCGCGGTCGAGCACGCCAAGACGCGTGAGCAGTTCGGTCGCCGGATCGGGTCCTTCCAGGCCGTCAAGCACCTGTGCGCGGAGATGCTGGAGACCGTGGAGGCGGTGACGGCGGCCGCCTGGGACGCGGCGTCGGCGGGGCAGCAGGCGATGGCGGGGGCCGAGGACGAGCAGTGGGCCTTCGCGGTCGACGTCGCGGCCGTGGTCGCGCTGGAGGGCGCCGTCGCGGTGGCCAAGACCTGCATCCAGGTCCTGGGCGGCATCGGTTTCACCTTCGAGCACGACGCCCACCTCTACCTGCGCCGGGCGCTCTCGCTGCGCGCCCTGGTCGGGGGTGCCGACGAGGCCGCGGCACGGCTGGCCGGCCGGGCAGTCGCCGGGATGCGGCGCTCCGTCGCGGTCGACCTCGACGGTCGCGACGCCGACATCCGCGGAGGGGTGCGCGAGTCCGTGGCCACGGTGGCCGCGGCGGCGCCGGAGGACCAGCGCGACGCCCTGGTCGCGGCCAGGCTGCTGATGCCGCACTGGCCCGAGCCGTGGGGCCTCGGCGCGGACGCGGTCACCCAGATCGTCATCGACGAGGAGCTCGCGGCCGCCGGGGTCACCCGCCCCGACCTGGTCATCGCCGGCTGGGCCGTCCCGACGATCCTCGAGCACGGCACCGAGGCGCAGCGCCGGAAGTTCGTCACGGCCTCGCTGCGCGGCGAGGTGGTGTGGTGCCAGCTGTTCTCCGAGCCCGAGGCCGGGTCCGACCTCGCCTCGCTGCGCACCCGCGCGGTCAAGGTCGACGGCGGCTGGAAGCTGAGCGGGCAGAAGGTGTGGACCTCGCTGGCCCACCGCGCCGACTGGGCCATCTGCCTGGCCCGGACCAACCCGGACGCCCCGGCCCACCGGGGGATCAGCTACTTCCTCGTGGACATGCGCTCCGAGGGGATCGACGTACGACCACTGCGCGAGATCACCGGGGACTCGCTGTTCAACGAGGTCTTCCTCGACGACGTGTTCGTGCCGGAGGACTGCCTGGTCGGGAAGGTCGACGACGGGTGGCGCCTGGCGCGCACCACGCTGGCCAACGAGCGCGTCGCGATGGCCACCAGCCGGCTCGGCACCAGCATCGAGCGCGCCGTCGAGCTGGTCTCGGACGGGGCGACCGGCGCGCAGCTGGTCGCCGTGGGCCGCTGCGTCGCGCTGGCCACGGTCTGCTCGCTGCTCGGCGTACGGTCCACGCTGCGCTCGCTGGCCGGCCAGTCTCCCGGCCCTGAGTCGTCGGTCGCGAAGCTGCTCGGGGTCCGCAACCGCCAGGACGCCGCCGAACTCGTCGTCGAGCTGCACGGCGACCGGGTCGCGCTCGGCGATCGCGACGTCGCGGCCGACGTGTGGGAGCTGCTCAACACCCGCTGCCTCTCGATCGCCGGCGGCACCACGCAGATCCTGCGCAACGTCGCGGGCGAGCAGATCCTCGGGTTGCCGCGGTAG
- a CDS encoding methyltransferase domain-containing protein gives MLTVDFDRLGLRPGDRVLDMGCGAGRHAFEMYRRGGDVIAFDQDADELSGVRDLFVAMKEAGEVPEGAEADVKEGDALALPFADEEFDRIVAAEVLEHIPADIQAIEELVRVLRPGGTIAVSVPRWFPEIINWKLSEDYHNTPGGHIRIYSDKELIGKLANAGLEFEGKSYAHGLHSPYWWIKCAVGVKNDDHPLAKAYHKLLVWEIMKQPKALQVAGKVLDPVIGKSMVLYFKKPDA, from the coding sequence GTGCTGACCGTTGACTTCGACCGCCTGGGGCTGCGCCCGGGCGACCGTGTCCTCGACATGGGCTGTGGCGCCGGGCGCCACGCGTTCGAGATGTACCGCCGCGGCGGTGACGTGATCGCGTTCGACCAGGACGCCGACGAGCTGTCCGGCGTGCGCGACCTCTTCGTCGCGATGAAGGAGGCCGGCGAGGTGCCCGAGGGTGCCGAGGCCGACGTCAAGGAGGGCGACGCCCTCGCGCTGCCCTTCGCCGACGAGGAGTTCGACCGGATCGTCGCGGCCGAGGTGCTCGAGCACATCCCCGCCGACATCCAGGCGATCGAGGAGCTCGTCCGGGTGCTGCGCCCAGGCGGCACGATCGCGGTGTCGGTGCCGCGGTGGTTCCCCGAGATCATCAACTGGAAGCTGTCGGAGGACTACCACAACACCCCCGGCGGCCACATCCGGATCTACTCCGACAAGGAGCTGATCGGCAAGCTCGCCAACGCCGGGCTGGAGTTCGAGGGCAAGTCCTACGCCCACGGCCTGCACTCGCCCTACTGGTGGATCAAGTGCGCGGTCGGCGTGAAGAACGACGACCACCCGCTCGCGAAGGCGTACCACAAGCTCCTGGTGTGGGAGATCATGAAGCAGCCGAAGGCGCTGCAGGTGGCCGGCAAGGTGCTCGACCCGGTGATCGGCAAGAGCATGGTCCTCTACTTCAAGAAGCCCGATGCCTGA
- a CDS encoding class I SAM-dependent methyltransferase, which translates to MPADLLEHARAAKGFMPHDEGLALFRHASASVGLGPVLEVGTYCGKSAIYLGAAAREAGGPQAVVFTVDHHRGSEENQAGWEHHDATLVDVELGLMDTMPVFRRTIALAGLEDQVVAVVGRSTTVSAHWRTPLSMLFIDGGHAEVHAQNDYTGWAPWLMSDGLLVIHDVFPDPANGGRPPYDVYLRALASGDFEEVDVVGSLRVLRRTGGDAGDAVS; encoded by the coding sequence ATGCCCGCCGACCTGCTCGAGCACGCCCGCGCCGCCAAGGGCTTCATGCCGCACGACGAGGGGCTCGCCCTGTTCCGGCACGCGTCGGCCAGCGTCGGGCTCGGCCCGGTGCTGGAGGTCGGCACCTACTGCGGCAAGTCCGCGATCTACCTCGGCGCGGCCGCGCGCGAGGCCGGCGGCCCGCAGGCGGTCGTGTTCACCGTCGACCACCACCGCGGCTCGGAGGAGAACCAGGCCGGCTGGGAGCACCACGACGCGACCCTCGTCGACGTCGAGCTGGGCCTGATGGACACGATGCCGGTCTTCCGCCGCACCATCGCCCTCGCCGGGCTCGAGGACCAGGTCGTGGCGGTGGTCGGGAGGAGCACGACCGTCAGCGCCCACTGGCGTACTCCCCTGTCGATGCTCTTCATCGACGGCGGGCACGCCGAGGTGCACGCGCAGAACGACTACACCGGCTGGGCGCCGTGGCTGATGTCCGACGGGCTGCTCGTCATCCACGACGTGTTCCCGGACCCGGCGAACGGCGGGCGGCCGCCGTACGACGTCTACCTGCGCGCGCTGGCCAGCGGCGACTTCGAGGAGGTCGACGTCGTCGGCTCGCTCCGGGTGCTGCGCCGGACCGGCGGCGACGCCGGCGACGCGGTCAGCTGA
- a CDS encoding prenyltransferase produces MPEVPWVDGILSAEQVAETAASIAAMQEPSGAVPWTVGEHTDIWNHVEAAMAMLVGGQVEAAERAYAWAPTLQRADGSWPMKIVAGEVEDERGEVNMSSYFAVGLWHHWLVRRDITFLQRYWPSVRAGLDWVVSLQLPFGGIAWSQQWVDGRPGPAEEGALLAGSSSIYQSLRAGVALADLLDDPQPEWELAGGRLGHAIREHRDLFMDKSTFSMDWYYPVLGGAVRGPDGLDGLELLAPRWDDFVVPGLGIRCVDTNPWVTGAETCELVMALDALGDQRRALTLLAEMQHLRSEEGKYWTGWVYRDATNVGEQADVNWPPEWTTYTAAAVILAVDALGETHGHATEGSGIMRGTSLAPHFSELALECGCESADLLS; encoded by the coding sequence ATGCCTGAGGTCCCCTGGGTCGACGGCATCCTGAGCGCCGAGCAGGTCGCCGAGACCGCCGCGTCGATCGCGGCCATGCAGGAGCCGTCCGGCGCCGTCCCGTGGACCGTCGGCGAGCACACCGACATCTGGAACCACGTCGAGGCCGCCATGGCGATGCTCGTCGGCGGCCAGGTCGAGGCCGCCGAGCGCGCCTACGCCTGGGCCCCGACGCTCCAGCGGGCCGACGGTTCCTGGCCGATGAAGATCGTGGCCGGCGAGGTCGAGGACGAGCGCGGCGAGGTCAACATGTCGTCGTACTTCGCGGTCGGCCTGTGGCACCACTGGCTCGTACGCCGTGACATCACCTTCCTGCAGCGCTACTGGCCCTCGGTGCGCGCCGGCCTCGACTGGGTCGTGTCGCTGCAGCTGCCGTTCGGCGGCATCGCCTGGTCCCAGCAGTGGGTCGACGGGCGACCGGGGCCGGCCGAGGAGGGCGCGCTGCTGGCCGGTTCCTCCAGCATCTACCAGTCGCTGCGTGCGGGCGTGGCGCTGGCCGATCTGCTCGACGACCCGCAGCCCGAGTGGGAGCTGGCCGGCGGCCGGCTCGGCCACGCGATCCGCGAGCACCGCGACCTGTTCATGGACAAGTCCACGTTCTCGATGGACTGGTACTACCCCGTCCTCGGCGGCGCCGTCCGTGGCCCCGACGGCCTGGACGGCCTCGAGCTGCTCGCGCCGCGCTGGGACGACTTCGTCGTGCCCGGCCTCGGCATCCGCTGCGTCGACACCAACCCGTGGGTGACCGGTGCCGAGACCTGCGAGCTCGTGATGGCGCTCGACGCGCTGGGTGACCAGCGCCGTGCGCTCACGCTGCTGGCGGAGATGCAGCACCTGCGCTCCGAGGAGGGCAAGTACTGGACCGGCTGGGTCTACCGCGACGCCACCAACGTCGGCGAGCAGGCCGACGTCAACTGGCCGCCGGAGTGGACGACCTACACCGCGGCCGCGGTGATCCTGGCCGTCGACGCGCTGGGGGAGACCCACGGCCACGCGACCGAGGGGTCCGGGATCATGCGCGGCACCTCGCTCGCGCCGCACTTCTCCGAGCTCGCGCTCGAGTGCGGCTGCGAGTCGGCCGACCTGCTCAGCTGA